The DNA sequence CCGCGCCCTGGTGCTGGAGCCTTCCGTGCTGTTGATGGATGAACCGTGCAGCGCCCTCGACCCCATTGCATCGGGCGTCGTCGAAGAACTGATCCAGCGGCTGCGCGGCCGCTACACCGTGGTCATCGTCACCCACAATCTGGCCCAGGCGCGGCGCATCGCCAACTATGCAGCGTTTTTCTGGATGAAGGAGCGCGTCGGCAGACTGATCGAGTTCGGCCAGTGCCAGCCCCTGTTCGAGACACCGACACATCCGCTGACTGCGGCCTATGTGTCCGGGCTGAGCGGTTGAGCGTCGCGGATACGCTACAGCTCACATTTTTCGTTAGACCAATAAAGACAACAACAAGATAACCCGCAGGGTGGGCAGCGCCCACCTTACGATCCTGCCCTTTGCGGACAAGATTTCCGCTTATGCGATTAATCGTCGGGCGTGGAACAGAGGTAATGAGGAAAAATGCAGTCGATATTTCTGTTGGCAGAGGGAGCATAAATAGGTGCAGCGCCTGACCGGCTAACCCAGGGAGGGGGTGTTAGCTGCCGGCAGACGCTGCGGGGGAACAGTGACGCGCGAGGTATAAACCGTGTGTGGCGTGGCGGGGGCAGCAACCTGGGAGGGAGGACTGCCATCGCACAATGCCGGACAAGGCCGGGTTCAGGTTCAAGCCCACTGCACCACCTGACAAAAAACAGGTGAATGGGGTTCGGATGTGCCCGGCGCCTGTCATTGCCCCTGCCGGTAATTCCCGGCGCGGAACCTGATGGCGATACTAGACCGGGCCCGGGCCCCCAACAATGCGACAGATTGTCGCACCCGGTGCTGCCCACACTGCGCCCGGCCCGCCAGCCTCCTGATGGTGATCCCGATGAGTCCCTGGCACTCCTCCTCACTATGTGGAATACCGGCTTCGCTAACGCGTACAATGCCCCCATGTCCCGCGAGCCCGACGCCACCTCCGACACCACGCATCGCAACCTGCGCCGCCTGTTCCTGTTCCGCAGTATTAGCCTCGGCCTGCAGATGCTGATGATCTTTATCGCCCTGCGCTGGCTGGCCCTGCCCCTGCCGGTGCTGCCGCTGGCCGCCATTTTCATCCTCCACGCCCTGTGGAACGGTTTTACCGCCTGGCGCGCGCAACAGCAACGGCCGGTGACCGAGACCGAATTTTTCCTGCAGCTATTGACCGATGTGCTGGCCCTCAGTGGCGTGCTGTACCTCACCGGTGGCGCCACCAACCCGTTTGTCGGCTTTTATTTATTGCCGCTAATGATCGCCGCCACGGTTTTGCGAAAGCCTTTCGTGTGGAGCATGGCGGGCATTACCGTCACCTGCTATTCGCTGCTGGTGTTTGTCTACATACCGTTAGATCCTGGTAGTCACATGCAACATGATGCCAGTTTTAACCAGCACGTGTTTGGCATGTGGTTTGGCTTTGTGTTCAGCGCGGGGCTGGTGTCCTTCTTTGTGACCAATATGGCGCAGACCCTGCGGCAACGCGACCGGGTGCTGGCCGCCGCCCGCGAGCAGGCGCTGCGTAGCGAGCATCTGGTGGCGCTGGGCACACTGGCGGCCGGCGCGGCGCATGAGCTCAGCACCCCGCTGAACACCATGGCCATTATCACCGACGAGCTGAAAGACGATTATCCGCCGCACAAGAATGCCGATCTCCATGCACAGCTCAGCCTGATCGGCGAACAGATTCAGCGTTGCAAGGCGGCCCTGTCGGTGATCTCCGCCTCGGCCGGCGAACAGCGCGCCGAGGCCGGCGAGGCGCTGGCGGTGGACATCTATCTCGACAACCTGCTCATCCAGTGGCAGGCGCAGCGGCCCAGGGTGATCAGCCTGCAACAGAGCCTGCACGGCGTCCAGCCCGCCCCGCGTATCATCGCCGATCGCGCCCTCGATCAGGCCATCCTCAATGTGCTCAACAATGCAGCCGATGCCTCGCCGGACTGGGTCGCGGTCAGCGCCGAATGGACGGAGCAACGCCTGCGTCTGGCGATCGAGGATCGTGGCCCAGGCCTGGATGCCGAGGCCCGGGCCCTCATCGGCAAGCGCCTCTACAGCAGCAAACCCGACGGCCTCGGGCTTGGGCTCTATCTGGCCCATTCGGCCATCGAGCGCCTTGGCGGCACCATCGAGTATGGGGAGCTGCCCGAGGGCAGGGGCACCTGCACCCGCATCGGTCTGCCGCTGCTGGAGCGGGCCACGCCGTGAGCGAGACCGCCGCCATGAGCGACTCCCGCCCCCAACGGTCCACCGTGCTGCTGGTCGATGACGACCTCACCTTTTGCCGGGTACTGGCCAGGACGCTGGAGAAGCGCGGCTTTGATGTCTACACCGCCACCGAGCTGGCCAGCGGTCTGGAACTGGCCGGCGATCACCAGCCCGACTATGCGGTGATCGACCTGCGCATCGGTCAGGAATCCGGCCTGGAGGTCGTGCAGCAGCTGCATAGCCGGCATCCCGCGCTGCGCATCCTGATGCTCACCGGCTACGCCAGCATCGCCACCGCGGTGGAGGCCATCAAGCTCGGGGCCGTGCACTACCTCACCAAGCCCGCCTCGGTGGA is a window from the Gammaproteobacteria bacterium genome containing:
- a CDS encoding response regulator transcription factor, coding for MSDSRPQRSTVLLVDDDLTFCRVLARTLEKRGFDVYTATELASGLELAGDHQPDYAVIDLRIGQESGLEVVQQLHSRHPALRILMLTGYASIATAVEAIKLGAVHYLTKPASVDDILQALQREQGDVAVSPAEQPVSIKRLEWEHLQKVLLEHEGNISAAARALNMHRRTLQRKLAKRPVRD
- a CDS encoding ATP-binding protein → MSREPDATSDTTHRNLRRLFLFRSISLGLQMLMIFIALRWLALPLPVLPLAAIFILHALWNGFTAWRAQQQRPVTETEFFLQLLTDVLALSGVLYLTGGATNPFVGFYLLPLMIAATVLRKPFVWSMAGITVTCYSLLVFVYIPLDPGSHMQHDASFNQHVFGMWFGFVFSAGLVSFFVTNMAQTLRQRDRVLAAAREQALRSEHLVALGTLAAGAAHELSTPLNTMAIITDELKDDYPPHKNADLHAQLSLIGEQIQRCKAALSVISASAGEQRAEAGEALAVDIYLDNLLIQWQAQRPRVISLQQSLHGVQPAPRIIADRALDQAILNVLNNAADASPDWVAVSAEWTEQRLRLAIEDRGPGLDAEARALIGKRLYSSKPDGLGLGLYLAHSAIERLGGTIEYGELPEGRGTCTRIGLPLLERATP